The nucleotide window GATGTATCTTGCATTTTGCTTGGTTATCTATGTTAACTTCTGTATTTCAgctatatttttaaagaaaagttcTTATCGAAGCCAGTTGCTTCTGCTTCTTTTTGCAATCCATGTTGTTGACTAGATCATTCATGAAGAATCCATCTGGCACACTCAAAatccatttttttgttttatgaattttgatggtGTTCACAGCATCTCAGTTTGTAGTCTGTagctattttaatattttcattttgacattttaatttttctttatcgACAGGTCTCAGTTATCTGGAAACTTCCTGTCTCGATGTTCCTTAGGCTCACTATACCACGGACTGCACCTTCTGAATGGAGTAGATTCTATTTATCTGCCAACATTGCTCTCTGCCCCCTCCTACTTCTGTTTTCCTGCAAATCTTTCGTGCCATTAAATCATCCAATCTCTTTCCTActctcagacacccatttgccTCTTTGGTTCATCGTACTCTGTGCTACTTGTTCGTTGGCTATTCTACATTTCATTGTTGAAAAGGAGGCCCCTAAAACTGAGCAAATGCCTGCAGTTGTTATAGCATTTGTGATGAGTGTATTTTGGATCTCCACAGTTGCTGGGGAACTTCTCAACTGTCTTGCAGTTCTAGGAGAGCTCCTGAAACTGCCTGCTGCCTTTCTTGGTTTAACGGTGCTTGCATGGGGAAACTCAGTCGGTGATCTTGTTGCAGATGTTGCTGTTGCAAAGGCTGGCCAGCCGGCGATGGCCATGGCTGGATGTTTTGCTGGGCCAATGTTTAACATGCTTTTTGGGCTTGGAACTGCTTTGGTTATGCAGACAGCAAATGTATATCCAGAAGCTTATGAGCTTCATCTCCACGTGAGTATCGTGGTTGCTTTTGTTTTCTTGCTATTGAGCTTGATGGGATCTTTGCTTTTAGTGACTTGGAATAGGTTCCGGGTGCCAAGATTCTGGGGATTTTGCCTAGTAGGACTCTATGTTGTTTTCATGGTAATAAGCCTGATCATTGCCACGTTCTCTGCCTGAGTTTTGGAGAGACGGAAGTGTTGAAAAGTCGCCACATATAAGACGTAGAGCAATAACAGTTGATTCATCCATCACTGGTCTGGAACCATGTGGGGGCTGCTAAACTCTTGAAGATGAAGTAGGTGGCAGTTATTAGAAGTGCGCCTTTACCACAAATATCTAGGAAATGGTTATGTTGATAGCCATCATTCACTAACCAGTTAGAGATTCTATTGGCTGCcattcaagaacaaaataattcatttttttcagttCATTGTGGAGTGAGTAAAGTGAGTTGGAAAGCATTATCCCCTAGTTGTATAGAAAATTTCTGGTCAACAAGAAGTTTCATGTAAGCcagtaatttttttcttgtgaaATTGAACAGAATTTTAGAGTAAAATGCTTAACTTCGTATTTATGCAGAATTACTCGAATCATATCATATTCTTAAAAGCTTTCTCATTGTTGGATACTGaatttgaatgaaaaataatCTGTCATTCAAATTCAGATGGATCGATAGTTCCTTTGTAAGCGCTTGTTAATTAGCAGATTTCGTTATTTTGAGCATAGGGAAATCCATTTTCGTCTCTTTTGAGTCTGCTCTTACAAAAATGTTAATGAGAAATCGAAATTACTTGTAATTGAACAGGTAAGGTGGCTGCATTCACACCAAATTACTACTATCATAGACATGAGCTAGGTTGCAATTTGTACAGGTACTAACTACCTAATTTACAAGACACTAATTTACCTATTCTATTGAGATTATGTTTCTGCTTTCAATACGATTCCCTCGAGAATTCCATCAGTGCCAAAAATACCAGAAAATTCTTGAGGGTCAACTGGGCCTGGCAGCTTGAAAGAGATGGTGAAATCTCCTGTTGGACATAGGTTTTGAGTTTGCATCTCGAATACTTGAGAGTACTTGTGGACTGTCCTATCACCAGTTGTCATTCCCTTAATCAACACTTTACCATCAATCTCCACTTCACAAGTAAATTCTCCTGCGTTAAccataattttttaacaaattagTCCTGATAGCAAATCCAAAAGCATCAGAAGAATGCAGTACAATTAAGTAGTGATAGAACCGTAACTTACTTTCATCTCTCTTTACTCCAGGGAGCGATACACGGAACAAGTAAGCATCCTCGCTTTCTCCTACATCCAAGAGCCCGAGAACTGGTCCTATCTTACCCTTTGCTGCACTCCCAGCCACTGCAAATCCACTTTTAGTAGCAGCAACAATGTTACTTAGCTCCTCCTCAGAAGGGCGAGAAGGAAGGAAGACAATACTAAGCTCTAAGTCCTCAGAGTTGGTGTGCTTTGATGATGGACCCATAGACTCTTCCGCCAGAGGACTGACATCCTTAAAGAGACTACTAAAAGGAGTACCATCAGATTTTGTAGAGCTATCTGGTGGTGCATCAGTAAACTGGCCGACACCATCATTCTTCAAGAGACTTCTACAAAGTGAAGTGTCAAATTGTCCATTGCAATGAGGTGGCATATTACTACATGAACCATCACAAGCATCCTTCAAGAGACTACTAAAAGGTCTAGTGTCAGATTGTCCATTGCTATCAGGTGGAACATCATTAAATGGTTCATCACAAGCATCCTTCAAAAGACTAGTAAAAGACATATTGTCAAGTGGTAAATCATTAAATGGTTCAGTACATGAAGGCGTCTCCTTATATGGTAGGCTACTAGCAGCTAATGATGCATATTGGAGGATATCATCGGGATTGGACATCTCCGTTTTTCGAATATTACTTAGAGCTTCGTAATCAACATCGGCTTGTGATTTTGTGCAATCTTTGTCCATGATCAGATGTTCTAGACCAGTGAGCTTCTTGAACCTCTTAACACTATCTGGTTCAATATAACTGGTATCAGGGTCATTGATGAACACAATGTTTGCAATAACATTATACACATCACAGCATAAATGGGGATGCAGGCTGGGAGGAAATAGATCACAAAACCGAGGATAAGTTGCTGGTTGTTTGCGGTAAAGAGTAGGAAGCTTTCCATGAAAGTACTGATGCAGCCACGGTTGTGCCAGGACAACAGACCGATCTGCCTTTCTCAGTGAATGATAGTAAACCCTTTCTACTTCTATGGTTCTTAGGCATGAACCAGCTAGTTGATTGGAACTGTATGGAGGTAGGCCTAGACTTTTTCTTTGCAAAACTGACCTTTTGGGATATTCAACCAGGAGATCTGGTCCAAAGTAGGTTCCAATGATAAAGTAAAGGAGGAAAAACTGATCATCCGTTGGAACCAATCCAGTGAAGTTGTTGTCCATGCTCGATGGAAAGAGTAAGAACTCTGTGATTAATCTGTTTCAGATGAAATGAAACAGATAAAAATACTGCACTCTAGACTTTACCTTAGGTTAAAAACTCGGTTGAAACATATAAAATGAAGACAGTAAGTAGTGAAAAAATGTAAACATAAGCAATAGAGGTTGTTTACCCAAGATTCTGTAAACATACGCAATAGAGGACGACAAAGACACACAAAGGATTAGTAATTTAGATTCTGTAAGTTATCCATGAGGATATTTTTGTACATAAATGCACCAGAGCATACTTGCATTTTCCAATAATATAGTTTAGGCTGCCTATCTGTTTTGACACCAGAGTAAAAAGATGAACAGAGATAACTTAAAATTGCTTCACTAGACTGGATTTAAGCAAAATTTAGAACAATTTCGACACTAGATCAACAAATTGGCAAGTGACAGTGTAGGTTTACTATGCAAAATCCACATGCAACAACTCATTGATGATTCTTACATGCAAGAACACTTAAAAACATGATAGTACAAATCCAAAATCAGagaaaaattgacaaaaaaaaaaaaaagacaccaATTTGAAGTGTAAAATTAGGGATGTTATTAAACTAGGATATACAAAATGTAAAATACAACTCTATGTTTTTCCTAAAATGAGAAATCAATAAGTGAAGTGTAGAAAGCATACCACAATGAGTTCTCCTTCTCCAGAGTGTAAGTTGAACTGCTATGTCTATTTGCTAGTGCCACAAAGAAAGCAACGAGTTTTTTCAGAAATCAGTCATCCCAATCAGTGCCACGCGTCCTTTATTTCGTTATGCAATATATACGGTAaataaaatagggaaaaaagacaaatatttcTCGAactgaactatcgtaaatggcaTGCAGATATCTTTCATCATGCTTTTGAGATATTAATGCTTtcgccgtccaaaaactagaacatatataccctttatactaatgGACATACACGTCTCacaatcttatccaccgacccgatatttattaaatatcggtgcgacggataagattgcacCATGTgaccctatttagtcttccgttaaaATGAATGACATATATGCTTTAATTTTTAGATAGCAGGAacatcaatgtcccaaaaatagTTCGAGGTTATATTTCTGTTTTTCTCAATAAACTAATATAAGATGAGTATTGACATGTTCTATCAAATATTAAGTTGACAACTCAGCACAAATAGGTAAAAACATTAAATTTcagacccaaaaaaaaagagaggaagaaggGTAAAAACAAGATTTGACTAGAGCAGGCGTCTAAGTCTTAACTCTTAAGCGTTAAAAGCCCCTTTTTCCATATTCCATATTCTCAGAAGaccaaaaattgaagaaaatcggGAGCAAAGATGCATTCATTTGGGTACAGAGCTAATGCTTTGTTAACATTGGCAATCACCATTCTTGCGTTTATGTGTGGAATAGCTTCTTTCTCCGACAATTTCAATACTCCGATTCCTACAACTGAAGTTCAAGTATACCCACCTCCTTAAAAACCCTACTTGAATTcatgttttccttttcttaacTTTGTCGATTGTAATTAGATCTGTTGATTTTGTAAATGACCCATGTCTTTGATCGCTTGATTTTCTGCAGGTTTTGAATATCAATTGGTTCCAGAAGAAACCTGATGGGGACGATGAGGTATTTTCGTTGACGAAAGATTTGTATCTGTCGATTTTGATGAAGGGTTTTTCTGGGTTTTTAGTTTCTggttaatttttgttgaatttggtATCTGAGATTGGGAATTGGGGCAAAAAACTGGTTGAACTATGATGGGTTGacctttcttttttctaataatttctattttcaaattcttgaatATGGGTATTGCTGGATTCTTTGAGGAATCAGGAATCTATGTGATCTATGTGCATTCTTGGTAAAATTTGTCTGTTTTTTCATTTGAGAATGGAAAAATCTTGAGATTTTCTGTTTTGAGATAATATAACTATAAAACGGTTCAATTTCAATAACTAGTTTGATGCATATATGTATGAACATTCTTTTGTACTATCAGTTGTATTCTCTCCATTGTATACCCTCTCtatctcttttcttttgttcaatttcaatttcaatttaggAGATACTCCTAGTTAGGCATGAGTATCAACCTAAATATTAGgtgtttatattatatataaatatttttgtatgtatttatatatcaatatttgaaaattgtaaaTTGTTTAGTCTGATTTAAAACTAACTTGTGAAAAATAATGATGAATTGTTAGTTAAGGTTTGAACTAATTTTCTCTAAACCCCCATGATATCACATTGTTCTtgaaaatactaataaaagttATGAGTTATGACTTTCTTCACCACTCAAACTCACAGGGATCAAACATGGTCACCGTGTAAACCCAACAAAAAACAAAGGTTTTCGAATGAAGCTTTGATATAATATTCCATACAGATGGTGCATTAAATGATATGGCAGCGGAAAAGAATCAACGAATTCCTCGATGAAGTCACAAGTAAATTGGACAGCATTCATTAGATAAAGACAACCAAATAAAACAGTCATACTATTAAAAAGGAACTAAGTCAGCTAACTCCTTAGagatcctcttcttcttctgagTTCTTTGAGTGCCCTGAGGCATTCAACTAAATCTGCAGTTCCAGATTGTAAAGATAAAGCTATTATATGTAGTACTATTAACAAATTCCCAATTTCTTAGAATAATCTATTGGTTTTTTGGTCTATCCTAAATGTTAGAATTGCCCGTAAGTTTCCAATATTAACTTCAACAATAGAGTGGTAACTAAGCTTACTCTTAGAGCGAAAGGACCACAGGCAACTTTTGAGTAAAACTCTGGAGAAAAAACAatcttttattagtattttcaTGAATATCTATGTGCATAAAAAAACAATCTTATGTTTTTTTAGATCTGTTGATCATTGAAATATCATCAAATAATATGCTAGCACATTATATTGCCTAAGGTgtcagtttattttctttatcttgttGATCTACATGAACTTGGTAGCTGCTCTTGTGTTAAGATTTCTAGTTACCATCGTTGATTAAGTGGTTATATGaacttaatttttgaaagaatatCATGTATACTTTTCCTTTTATGCAGGTCAGTTTGACCTTGAACATATCGGCAGATTTACAGTCATTGTTCACGTGGAATACGAAGCAGGTTTACTGTCTACTTTATTTGCACCATAGTTTTGATTTCACTCTTTTAACCCTATTAGTTGGGTCTGATTTTCTTTTATGTAGAGCAAGTATGAAGGTGTGGATGTATCGATGTGTATACATCTTATTCTCAATTAAGCTAATCTCTAGGACATAATATATGTATACTTTTCATCCCTGTTCTAAAACACTGGAGTTCACTAGAGTGGAGAGGAGAGGTGGTCATAATAGATGTTGATGCCACGGTCAACGCTCTGGATTACAGGATGTGGAAATTGGAAAATAGAATGTAATACACAAATTTACCAAGCTGTTAGTGACTATATAAAGCAGTGTCAGATAGTTAAATTTATGCCTTCTTGTATAATTGGTTGAAGTTTGCCCAGTAAGTCCAATGACTTGGTGCAGTATTTCCTCTttcaccttttctttttagtgaaaattaagATGAACTTGAAATGATTTCTGTTGCAGTGCTTGTGAGAAAGCTGGTTGTATTTAGTTCCCTCCCTTTTTATTTTCCTTGAGAATTTGGAGGACGGGATTCAGAGTGTCTTACAGCTTCAATATACCATATATTGAAATTCTGTCACCTAACATGTGTAACAAGAGACTGgttcgaaacccactaggtgcaaacaatttctaagggccatcggactgggtaaaacctgaattaaccgtggtgcacttgcgggaaactccttgccgagggcctgtgcacccccgggattagtcggggctcaaagagactcggacacccggtgcaaatcaaaaaaaaaaaaaaaacatgtgtaACAAGAGACTGGAATAGTTCAAATAGAACAAGACTACGTGCAATAAGTTCAAGAGACTGGAATAGTTCAAATAGAACAAGACTACGTGCAATAAGTTTCCTAGATGTTTGAATTCAAAGTTTTGTAGTTTTAACTTCAAACTCTTTAAGAGATATGTTGATCGGTCAGATCTCTGTTGGTTGGATTACCTTTACAGTTGTAGCAATTGTGCAATTCTAATTATGTTAAAATTTGCAGGTGTTTGTATTTTTGGCAGCTGAGTATGAAACTCCAAAGAACGCTCTAAATCAGGTCTATCTTCCATTGGTTGAGAAC belongs to Solanum stenotomum isolate F172 chromosome 1, ASM1918654v1, whole genome shotgun sequence and includes:
- the LOC125877385 gene encoding increased DNA methylation 2; this encodes MDNNFTGLVPTDDQFFLLYFIIGTYFGPDLLVEYPKRSVLQRKSLGLPPYSSNQLAGSCLRTIEVERVYYHSLRKADRSVVLAQPWLHQYFHGKLPTLYRKQPATYPRFCDLFPPSLHPHLCCDVYNVIANIVFINDPDTSYIEPDSVKRFKKLTGLEHLIMDKDCTKSQADVDYEALSNIRKTEMSNPDDILQYASLAASSLPYKETPSCTEPFNDLPLDNMSFTSLLKDACDEPFNDVPPDSNGQSDTRPFSSLLKDACDGSCSNMPPHCNGQFDTSLCRSLLKNDGVGQFTDAPPDSSTKSDGTPFSSLFKDVSPLAEESMGPSSKHTNSEDLELSIVFLPSRPSEEELSNIVAATKSGFAVAGSAAKGKIGPVLGLLDVGESEDAYLFRVSLPGVKRDEREFTCEVEIDGKVLIKGMTTGDRTVHKYSQVFEMQTQNLCPTGDFTISFKLPGPVDPQEFSGIFGTDGILEGIVLKAET
- the LOC125849339 gene encoding signal peptidase complex subunit 3B; translation: MHSFGYRANALLTLAITILAFMCGIASFSDNFNTPIPTTEVQVLNINWFQKKPDGDDEVSLTLNISADLQSLFTWNTKQVFVFLAAEYETPKNALNQISLWDGIIPTKEHAKFLIHTTNKYRFVDQGSNLRGKAFNLTLHWHVMPKTGKMSANKLVMTGYRLPETYR